From a region of the Pseudanabaena sp. ABRG5-3 genome:
- a CDS encoding caspase family protein, translating into MGIARRQFLQAGLTSLIGWQFLTRDRVALAADQFVRQATGSPQRKRALLIGINQYKTKDDSPNSSQNFSQNNLSGWLPLHGCVNDVELQRELLIHRFGFAPQDIVTLTDHEATRANINDAITEHLVAQTLPDDLVMIHFSGHGSRLGNYNTLVPVDSGLPQNLENLRDITLQEWRSWLQQISTDRLLCVIDAGFYYPNISTLGNFRLRSRVGRNDWQAPTEVAQLEKQVIGTILRAASGDMLCADAQWSGFSSGAFTYALVQQLWQITPATTINVVMSDLATTLDRRALHNDNLSIDKQIAAMVELDPTKQKAIATSTFNALLTTPDFGSDGVILNSTDRRTADISLAGFPITVLSNYMAGSILQVMATQVAAATPTIAKESEATPTPSQPISAVPQTTVQVKSRNGFNAKVEILNDYSSLQKLETGQLLQEVMRAVSHNVKLAIALDSGLSKIERVDATSAFSTLPNMFGVNANEQCADCLFGVQSASYGLFTVGHTPILGSFGSVGESVGVAIKRLQPFLESLLAAKLIRTTENQATSHLNVKVTLKAMIGMDERSVILASKAAARATLIPSNNVNNIARTKPINIGDRLECQIENFSDQPLYVRIFCLDPRSKVLTPNFITTPYANDGIIPPAETLTIPYPKAPMNWAVSAPQGMVDVQVVISRSPLLQVAKTLEASQRQASSLNGLIAIPNPLQVAQALLDDLDRAGKPSEFGNLVNISDAWMLDVQQWATFSFNYQVA; encoded by the coding sequence ATGGGGATTGCAAGGCGACAATTCTTGCAGGCTGGGCTGACTAGCCTGATTGGATGGCAATTTCTCACTCGCGATCGCGTGGCACTTGCCGCCGATCAATTTGTTCGTCAAGCTACGGGATCGCCCCAACGCAAGAGGGCGCTATTGATTGGAATTAATCAATATAAGACAAAGGATGATTCCCCAAATAGCTCTCAAAATTTTTCACAAAATAACCTAAGCGGCTGGTTGCCTTTGCATGGATGCGTCAATGATGTGGAGTTGCAAAGGGAATTATTAATTCATCGCTTTGGTTTTGCCCCTCAGGATATTGTCACCCTCACCGATCACGAAGCAACGCGGGCAAATATCAATGATGCGATTACAGAACATTTAGTAGCCCAGACTCTCCCCGACGATCTGGTAATGATTCACTTTAGTGGACATGGTTCGCGCTTGGGAAATTACAATACGCTGGTTCCCGTTGATAGTGGATTGCCCCAAAATCTCGAAAATTTGCGGGATATTACCCTACAGGAATGGCGCAGTTGGCTCCAGCAGATCTCAACAGATCGGCTGTTGTGTGTGATTGACGCAGGATTTTACTACCCGAATATCTCAACACTTGGTAATTTTCGTCTGCGATCGCGTGTTGGTCGTAACGACTGGCAAGCACCAACTGAAGTAGCCCAACTAGAGAAACAAGTGATCGGTACAATTTTACGGGCTGCATCGGGAGATATGCTCTGTGCCGATGCCCAATGGTCAGGATTTAGTAGTGGTGCATTTACCTATGCTTTAGTACAGCAGCTTTGGCAAATCACCCCTGCAACTACGATTAATGTGGTGATGAGTGATTTAGCAACCACATTAGATCGGCGGGCGCTGCATAATGACAATCTCTCCATTGACAAACAAATTGCTGCAATGGTGGAACTTGATCCTACAAAACAAAAAGCGATCGCCACTAGCACCTTTAACGCATTGTTAACAACTCCTGATTTTGGCTCCGATGGCGTAATTCTTAATAGCACTGATCGCCGCACTGCTGATATTAGCTTGGCAGGTTTCCCAATCACAGTTTTAAGTAATTACATGGCAGGTTCCATTTTGCAGGTCATGGCAACCCAAGTTGCGGCTGCAACTCCTACAATCGCTAAGGAATCTGAAGCAACTCCCACTCCCTCTCAACCAATTTCCGCAGTTCCCCAAACCACAGTCCAAGTCAAATCACGGAATGGGTTTAATGCCAAAGTTGAAATTTTAAATGATTATAGTAGTTTGCAAAAATTAGAAACAGGGCAGCTACTCCAAGAAGTTATGCGGGCTGTTTCGCACAATGTCAAATTAGCGATCGCCCTTGATAGCGGCTTGAGCAAAATCGAGCGCGTTGATGCCACCAGTGCCTTCTCGACTTTACCAAATATGTTTGGAGTCAATGCCAATGAGCAATGCGCTGACTGTCTCTTTGGTGTGCAATCGGCAAGCTATGGCTTATTTACAGTCGGGCATACCCCGATCCTTGGTTCCTTCGGCTCCGTGGGTGAATCCGTAGGTGTTGCTATCAAGCGGTTACAACCCTTTCTCGAAAGTCTCCTTGCCGCGAAACTGATTCGCACTACCGAAAATCAAGCAACATCGCACCTCAATGTCAAGGTGACACTCAAAGCGATGATTGGTATGGATGAGCGTTCCGTTATACTTGCCAGCAAAGCTGCTGCTCGTGCCACTCTGATTCCGTCTAATAACGTCAATAATATTGCTCGGACAAAGCCGATTAATATAGGCGATCGCCTTGAATGCCAAATTGAAAATTTCAGCGATCAACCTCTCTATGTGCGAATTTTTTGCCTCGATCCCCGTAGCAAAGTCCTCACCCCTAACTTTATCACCACTCCCTACGCTAATGATGGCATAATTCCTCCCGCGGAAACCCTAACAATTCCCTATCCCAAAGCCCCGATGAATTGGGCAGTTTCCGCGCCGCAGGGAATGGTTGATGTCCAAGTGGTAATTAGCAGATCGCCACTTTTGCAAGTAGCTAAGACTTTAGAAGCATCTCAACGCCAAGCTTCATCGCTCAATGGACTGATTGCCATTCCCAACCCATTACAAGTTGCCCAAGCCCTTCTCGACGATCTTGACCGTGCAGGCAAGCCATCTGAGTTTGGCAATCTTGTGAATATTAGCGACGCATGGATGTTAGATGTACAGCAATGGGCAACCTTCAGCTTTAATTATCAAGTTGCATAA
- the ftsH gene encoding ATP-dependent zinc metalloprotease FtsH, with amino-acid sequence MAVKKEDPKRSRARLIGNVLLLIGAGLLIINIFLPNLFAPPMARVPYSLFVHEIEEGHVARVYIGQDQITYQLKGVTPDIPGDVISTTPIFDLNLPERLEKSGVEFAAAPVQKSGWFGTLLSWVIPPLIFVGIFQLFSRNGGGGAPGGLQIGKSKAKVYVEGEATKTMFADVAGVDEAKQELQEIVQFLKTPEKYTKIGAKIPKGVLLVGPPGTGKTLLAKAVAGEAGVPFFSISGSEFVELFVGVGSSRVRDLFEQAKKQSPCIIFIDELDAIGKARSSGGMYGGNDEREQTLNQLLTEMDGFGVDGTTVIVLAATNRPETLDQALLRPGRFDRQVLVDRPDKSGRLEILKIHASKVTLDSSVDLETIATRTSGFAGADLANLVNEAALLAARAGRETVLLEDFAEAVERVVAGLEKKSRVLNENEKRIVAYHEVGHALVGALNPGSGKVEKISIVPRGMAALGYTLQLPTEDRFLLSKEEIEAQIATLLGGRSAEEIIFGSITTGASNDLQRATDLADKMVTSYGMSEVLGPLAYQKQQNQFLGGMEMARNVSPATSEAIDKEIKTIVENAHAKALAILNANRDLLESISEKLLETEVIEGEFLTGLLAQVKPAEVNV; translated from the coding sequence ATGGCTGTTAAAAAAGAAGACCCCAAGCGATCTCGTGCAAGACTGATTGGCAATGTCCTATTGCTGATCGGTGCAGGATTGCTCATAATAAACATCTTTTTACCAAACTTATTTGCACCACCGATGGCGCGAGTTCCCTATAGCCTCTTCGTCCATGAAATCGAAGAAGGACATGTAGCAAGAGTATATATCGGACAAGACCAAATCACCTATCAATTAAAAGGTGTCACCCCTGACATCCCTGGCGATGTAATTTCTACAACCCCAATTTTTGACCTAAATTTGCCTGAGCGCCTCGAAAAGAGTGGTGTCGAATTTGCCGCCGCACCTGTACAGAAATCGGGCTGGTTCGGCACATTACTTAGCTGGGTAATTCCCCCCTTAATTTTTGTCGGTATCTTCCAACTGTTCAGCCGTAACGGTGGCGGTGGCGCACCTGGTGGCTTACAAATTGGCAAGAGCAAGGCAAAGGTCTATGTCGAAGGTGAAGCGACTAAAACCATGTTTGCTGATGTTGCTGGTGTTGATGAAGCCAAGCAAGAACTCCAAGAAATTGTGCAGTTCCTCAAGACTCCTGAGAAGTACACCAAAATCGGCGCAAAGATTCCTAAAGGTGTATTGCTAGTTGGTCCTCCCGGAACTGGTAAAACCCTCCTCGCTAAGGCAGTTGCAGGTGAAGCAGGTGTTCCCTTCTTCAGTATCTCTGGTTCCGAATTTGTCGAACTCTTTGTTGGTGTTGGTTCTTCCCGTGTCCGTGACTTGTTCGAGCAAGCCAAAAAACAATCCCCTTGTATCATCTTTATCGATGAACTTGATGCGATCGGTAAGGCACGTTCTAGCGGAGGTATGTACGGCGGTAACGATGAGCGCGAACAAACTCTCAACCAATTGCTCACGGAAATGGATGGTTTCGGTGTAGATGGAACGACAGTAATCGTTCTTGCGGCAACCAACCGACCTGAAACCCTTGACCAAGCTTTACTCCGTCCCGGTCGTTTCGATCGCCAAGTTTTAGTCGATCGCCCCGACAAGAGTGGACGCTTAGAAATCCTCAAAATTCACGCATCAAAAGTCACCCTTGACTCCAGTGTTGACCTAGAGACAATTGCGACTCGTACTTCAGGATTTGCAGGTGCAGACCTAGCCAACCTCGTTAATGAAGCCGCACTCCTCGCCGCCCGTGCTGGACGCGAAACCGTCTTACTTGAAGACTTTGCTGAAGCCGTTGAACGGGTAGTCGCTGGTCTAGAAAAGAAGAGTCGTGTACTCAATGAGAATGAGAAGCGGATTGTTGCCTATCACGAAGTTGGTCATGCCCTTGTGGGAGCCTTAAACCCCGGAAGTGGCAAGGTCGAGAAAATCTCCATCGTACCTCGCGGTATGGCGGCTCTCGGCTATACCTTACAACTCCCAACGGAAGATCGCTTCCTGTTAAGCAAAGAAGAAATCGAAGCTCAAATTGCGACCCTTCTCGGTGGACGATCGGCTGAAGAAATCATCTTCGGTAGTATTACTACAGGTGCATCGAACGATCTCCAACGGGCTACCGATCTAGCTGACAAGATGGTGACTAGCTATGGTATGAGCGAAGTTTTAGGACCTCTTGCCTACCAAAAGCAACAAAATCAATTCCTTGGTGGTATGGAAATGGCCCGCAATGTCAGCCCTGCGACTTCGGAAGCGATCGATAAGGAAATCAAAACCATCGTCGAAAATGCCCATGCAAAAGCACTAGCTATTCTCAATGCCAATCGTGATTTGCTAGAGTCTATCTCTGAGAAACTTTTGGAAACAGAAGTGATCGAAGGAGAATTTCTCACTGGTTTGCTAGCTCAAGTTAAACCTGCTGAAGTTAACGTCTAG
- the lepA gene encoding translation elongation factor 4 → MTNVPVSRIRNFSIIAHIDHGKSTLADRLLQFTGTVADRDMKAQFLDNMDLERERGITIKLQAARMRYEALNGEEYTINLIDTPGHVDFSYEVSRSLAACEGALLVVDASQGVEAQTLANVYLALENNLEIVPVLNKIDLPGADPERIANEIEELIGLDCVDAIRASAKQGIGIREILEAIVSKVPAPQDTVDQPLRALIFDSYYDAYRGVIVYFRVMDGTVKKGDRIKFMASGQEYVIDELGVLAPSQIQVDELHAGEVGYLAAAIKTVAHARVGDTITSAIDSAPEPFPGYEEAKPMVFCGMFPTDADQFEELREALTKLKLNDAALNYEPETSNAMGFGFRCGFLGMLHMEIVQERLEREYNLDLIVTAPSVVYRVTTNNDEILMVDNPSELPPPNSRKSIEEPYVKLEIMTPQIYIGTLMDLCVARRGVFVDTKYITTERATLIYELPLAEMVTDFFDQMKSRTKGYASMEYQVIGYRPNDLVLVDILVNEEPVDALACIVHRDKAYNVGRALVSKLRELIPKQQFQIPIQAAIGSKILARENISALRKNVLSKCYGGDISRKKKLLEKQKKGKKRMKSIGTVEVPQAAFMAILQLNGD, encoded by the coding sequence ATGACCAACGTACCTGTCTCTCGCATTCGTAATTTTTCAATCATTGCTCATATTGATCATGGTAAGTCTACACTTGCCGATCGCTTGTTGCAATTTACAGGCACTGTCGCAGATCGAGACATGAAAGCCCAATTTCTAGACAATATGGATTTGGAGCGTGAGCGGGGGATCACCATTAAATTGCAAGCTGCAAGGATGCGTTATGAGGCTCTTAATGGTGAGGAATATACGATTAATTTGATTGATACCCCCGGACATGTGGACTTTTCCTATGAGGTATCGCGGAGTTTGGCGGCTTGTGAAGGGGCTTTACTGGTAGTGGATGCGTCACAGGGGGTGGAAGCGCAAACTTTGGCAAATGTGTATTTGGCTCTAGAAAATAATCTGGAAATTGTGCCTGTTCTTAACAAAATTGATCTACCAGGGGCAGATCCTGAGCGCATTGCTAATGAGATTGAGGAGTTAATTGGTTTAGATTGCGTGGATGCGATCCGTGCCTCGGCGAAACAGGGGATCGGTATTCGTGAGATTTTGGAAGCGATCGTCTCTAAAGTGCCAGCACCACAGGATACGGTTGATCAACCTTTACGGGCTTTGATTTTTGATAGTTATTACGATGCCTATCGGGGTGTAATTGTTTATTTCCGCGTCATGGATGGCACGGTCAAAAAGGGTGATCGCATTAAATTCATGGCATCAGGTCAGGAATATGTGATCGATGAGTTGGGCGTACTTGCTCCTAGCCAAATCCAAGTGGATGAATTACATGCGGGGGAGGTGGGCTATCTCGCTGCTGCCATTAAAACCGTTGCCCATGCGCGGGTTGGCGATACGATTACTTCAGCGATCGACTCTGCTCCTGAGCCTTTCCCTGGCTATGAAGAAGCTAAGCCAATGGTATTTTGCGGTATGTTTCCCACTGATGCTGATCAATTTGAGGAATTACGGGAAGCCCTCACCAAACTAAAGCTTAATGATGCGGCTTTAAATTATGAGCCAGAGACATCTAATGCGATGGGCTTTGGATTCCGTTGCGGATTTTTGGGGATGCTGCATATGGAAATTGTGCAGGAGCGACTGGAACGGGAATATAACCTTGATCTGATCGTGACTGCGCCATCGGTAGTTTATCGAGTAACGACTAACAATGATGAAATCTTGATGGTTGACAATCCTAGCGAATTGCCACCACCTAATTCTCGGAAGTCGATTGAGGAGCCTTATGTCAAGTTAGAGATCATGACTCCGCAAATCTACATTGGTACCTTGATGGATCTTTGTGTAGCTAGACGCGGCGTGTTTGTTGATACCAAGTACATCACCACCGAACGAGCCACTTTGATTTATGAGCTACCCTTAGCCGAAATGGTCACAGATTTCTTCGATCAAATGAAGTCACGCACTAAGGGCTATGCCAGCATGGAATATCAAGTCATTGGCTATCGTCCTAATGATCTAGTGCTAGTTGATATCTTGGTCAATGAAGAACCTGTCGATGCCTTGGCATGTATTGTCCATCGCGACAAAGCCTATAACGTCGGTCGGGCGCTGGTTTCTAAACTGAGAGAGCTAATTCCTAAGCAACAGTTCCAGATTCCGATTCAAGCGGCGATCGGTTCTAAGATTCTTGCCCGTGAAAACATTTCGGCATTGCGCAAAAACGTGTTGAGCAAGTGCTACGGCGGCGATATTTCCCGAAAGAAGAAATTGCTAGAGAAGCAAAAGAAAGGTAAAAAACGGATGAAGTCCATTGGTACGGTGGAAGTTCCCCAAGCCGCATTCATGGCAATTTTACAATTGAATGGAGATTAA
- the pheA gene encoding prephenate dehydratase — MTTIAYLGPAGTYTEMAALRYLQLKYPDLEHDPSRMCPYPTISQAIKAAENGDVEIAVVPIENSIQGGVTMTLDSLWQSELLQIQQAIVLPIAHALITRAEKLADIKTVYSHPQGLAQCQQWLDQYLPTVQQIATDSTTEGLHTVAEDVTAAAIASERAAEIYNLPILEFPINDQPDNFTRFLVLGRTATTTQGTHSSLAFSLKRNMPGALVKPLLVFADRQINLSRIESRPTKRSLGEYIFFIDVEAATDTPNFHEALAELQKVTENLKILGSYAIAS, encoded by the coding sequence ATGACAACGATCGCTTATCTTGGTCCCGCAGGTACATATACAGAAATGGCTGCCTTGCGGTATTTGCAACTTAAATATCCTGACCTAGAGCATGATCCTTCCAGAATGTGCCCCTATCCCACCATTTCTCAAGCGATTAAGGCTGCTGAGAATGGAGATGTGGAGATTGCGGTCGTACCAATCGAGAACTCGATCCAAGGCGGCGTAACCATGACCCTCGATAGTCTCTGGCAATCGGAGTTATTACAAATCCAACAGGCGATCGTGCTACCGATCGCCCATGCCTTGATTACTCGCGCCGAAAAACTCGCAGATATTAAAACTGTCTATTCCCATCCCCAAGGCTTAGCCCAGTGTCAGCAATGGCTGGATCAATATTTACCAACAGTGCAGCAGATCGCCACAGATTCCACTACCGAAGGTTTACATACTGTTGCTGAAGATGTCACGGCTGCCGCGATCGCGTCAGAACGCGCCGCCGAAATTTACAATTTACCGATTTTAGAATTCCCGATTAACGATCAGCCTGATAATTTCACGCGCTTTCTGGTGCTGGGGCGTACTGCTACTACAACCCAAGGTACACATTCTTCTTTAGCCTTTAGCCTCAAGCGCAACATGCCCGGAGCATTGGTAAAACCCTTATTAGTATTTGCTGATCGCCAAATTAACTTAAGCCGCATCGAGTCTCGACCCACTAAGCGATCGCTGGGCGAATATATATTCTTTATCGATGTGGAAGCGGCGACGGATACACCTAATTTCCATGAAGCCCTAGCAGAACTGCAAAAAGTAACTGAAAATCTTAAAATTCTCGGTAGCTATGCGATCGCTTCATAA
- the infB gene encoding translation initiation factor IF-2 produces MSISNRVRLYELSRELDLDTKDVIAVCEQLNIVVKSHSSTITESEAELVRTKAPQPHPKTADPKAAEKKAAATAKHKESEARIAKQQILVVSKPTIRLNSPPVSANVGATPPLNPPAIAEPSSETPAKTAVNPPLPMPPASSLIKPPSRPLVSDSELAISETTPASKIELTSETALITPESPQVTKETQSPLPLESKPELITPPVPPKSSDKSDKNDKADKTVVTNSVKAPVDETIRVTVPKEQPHKDHAPKDHAARKETPRVERPQADKAERPLTPKQSLMSVSPPPQVKLTKPVAPERPKPPVAIAPKAIVAPKPPAAKPSEDTRVVAKVNQGRSEHIKTEKGGNEAGDAPKQEAVKTNRPERPKLNRPVEPPAPAGGRPQSRVPKLVKDSVLIERGITAPTEPPHNLRPPMPTLMRAPEKPVIADKSGKKSDAVGGFAPVLPELLEKPTLPNKANKRKGKSKEEEEKDLLELKEKNRLNKPKRYLRDFADDDDDATDLDAAAELAQISLSLARPAARPKAVAVPSKPTMAADIKPTQKGKRSAPSRDRRHQQVEVIPEKPTSVEIEEGMTVAVLAKRLVLSETEVIRTLFMKGIMANINQTLDVGTAKMVATELGYEVHDPEVVELALKTEMIDIGDLDKLERRPPVVTIMGHVDHGKTTLLDAIRKSKVAQGEAGGITQHIGAYHVDVEHNGEKQQIVFLDTPGHEAFTAMRARGTKVTDIAVLVVAADDGVQPQTIEAISHARAAKVPIVVAINKVDKIEAQPDRIRQELTEYSLVAEEWGGDTIMVPVSAIRRENLDTLLEMILLVAEVEDLQANPNRTAKGTVIEAHLDKAKGPVATLLVQNGTLRVGDIFVAGAAFGKVRAMVDDRGARVGKASPSFAVEVLGLGDVPAAGDEFEVYLDEKQARAIADQRTMDQRQTRLIQAMASRRVTLGTLSEKVKEGDLKELNIILKADVQGSLEAILGALAQLPQREVQLRILLSAPGEITENDISLAAASSAVVLGFNTTMAPGARQAADDLGVDFRDYNVIYKLLEDIQDAMEGLLDPEMVEEYLGQAEVRAIFTIGKGAVAGCYVQNGKLLRNCNVRVKRGNEVVHSAVLESLRRVKDDAKEVASGFECGVSLAKFSSWKEGDIIEAYRMVTKRRTLATS; encoded by the coding sequence ATGAGTATAAGCAATCGAGTTCGACTGTATGAACTCTCACGAGAGCTAGACCTTGACACTAAAGATGTTATCGCCGTATGCGAGCAGTTAAATATAGTTGTTAAAAGTCATAGCAGTACGATTACCGAATCAGAGGCGGAGTTGGTACGCACCAAAGCCCCTCAACCCCATCCCAAAACTGCCGATCCCAAAGCTGCGGAAAAGAAAGCTGCTGCTACGGCAAAACACAAAGAATCCGAAGCGCGGATTGCCAAGCAACAAATTCTTGTCGTCAGCAAACCCACAATTCGGCTCAACTCTCCGCCTGTCTCTGCTAATGTAGGAGCTACACCTCCTCTTAACCCACCTGCGATCGCTGAGCCTAGCTCAGAAACTCCTGCTAAAACTGCTGTTAACCCTCCGTTGCCCATGCCCCCTGCTTCATCATTAATTAAGCCTCCTAGTCGTCCTCTTGTCTCAGACAGTGAACTAGCCATTTCCGAAACCACACCTGCATCCAAAATCGAATTGACATCAGAAACAGCATTGATCACACCAGAAAGTCCCCAAGTCACTAAAGAGACTCAGTCGCCATTGCCACTAGAGTCAAAACCAGAATTAATCACGCCACCAGTTCCGCCTAAATCTTCTGACAAGTCTGACAAAAATGACAAAGCCGACAAAACTGTTGTGACCAATTCTGTAAAAGCCCCTGTTGATGAAACGATTCGCGTCACTGTACCTAAAGAGCAACCCCATAAAGATCATGCTCCCAAGGATCATGCAGCACGCAAGGAAACTCCAAGGGTAGAGCGTCCACAAGCAGACAAGGCAGAGCGACCCCTCACTCCTAAGCAATCTTTGATGAGTGTTTCGCCACCACCACAGGTTAAATTAACCAAGCCCGTTGCGCCAGAACGTCCCAAGCCCCCTGTAGCGATCGCCCCCAAAGCGATCGTTGCACCGAAGCCTCCCGCAGCTAAGCCTTCAGAAGATACAAGAGTCGTTGCCAAGGTTAATCAGGGCAGATCTGAGCATATTAAGACCGAGAAGGGTGGGAATGAGGCAGGAGATGCACCTAAGCAAGAAGCAGTCAAAACAAATAGACCTGAAAGACCGAAGCTCAATCGACCCGTTGAGCCACCTGCACCTGCTGGCGGTAGACCCCAAAGCCGTGTACCCAAGTTAGTCAAAGACTCAGTACTAATTGAACGAGGGATTACTGCACCAACAGAGCCGCCGCACAATTTGCGCCCACCCATGCCCACCTTAATGCGTGCGCCCGAAAAGCCCGTCATTGCCGACAAGAGTGGCAAAAAATCTGATGCGGTGGGCGGATTTGCGCCTGTATTGCCTGAGTTGCTAGAGAAGCCAACTCTGCCTAACAAGGCAAACAAACGCAAAGGTAAATCTAAAGAAGAAGAAGAAAAGGATTTACTAGAGCTAAAAGAAAAGAATCGTTTGAATAAGCCCAAGCGCTATTTACGGGACTTTGCTGATGATGACGATGATGCCACCGATCTTGATGCTGCGGCTGAGCTAGCACAAATCAGTTTATCTCTAGCTCGTCCTGCGGCGCGTCCTAAGGCAGTAGCAGTACCATCGAAGCCAACGATGGCAGCCGATATTAAACCCACTCAAAAGGGCAAAAGATCTGCCCCAAGTCGCGATCGCCGTCATCAGCAAGTCGAAGTCATTCCCGAAAAGCCCACATCAGTGGAAATCGAAGAGGGCATGACCGTAGCAGTACTTGCCAAGCGTTTAGTCCTTTCTGAAACTGAGGTCATCCGTACCCTGTTCATGAAGGGGATCATGGCGAATATCAACCAGACCCTTGATGTTGGGACTGCGAAGATGGTCGCGACAGAGTTGGGCTATGAAGTCCATGATCCAGAAGTCGTTGAGCTAGCTCTGAAGACGGAAATGATCGACATTGGCGACCTTGATAAACTAGAGCGTCGTCCTCCTGTTGTCACGATCATGGGACATGTTGACCACGGTAAAACCACATTGCTTGATGCTATCCGCAAGAGCAAGGTTGCTCAAGGGGAAGCAGGTGGGATTACCCAGCATATCGGTGCTTACCACGTTGATGTTGAGCATAATGGCGAGAAACAGCAGATTGTCTTCCTTGACACCCCCGGTCACGAAGCCTTTACCGCCATGCGTGCGCGTGGTACGAAGGTGACAGACATCGCCGTACTTGTGGTTGCTGCCGATGACGGTGTTCAACCTCAAACCATTGAAGCAATTAGCCATGCCCGTGCAGCAAAAGTACCGATCGTGGTTGCGATTAACAAGGTTGACAAGATCGAAGCTCAGCCTGATCGCATTCGCCAAGAACTCACCGAGTACTCCCTCGTTGCTGAAGAATGGGGCGGCGATACGATTATGGTTCCCGTCAGTGCTATCCGTCGCGAAAACCTTGATACCCTGCTGGAAATGATCCTGCTGGTTGCAGAAGTCGAAGATCTGCAAGCTAACCCCAATCGAACTGCGAAGGGTACGGTCATTGAAGCTCATCTCGACAAGGCAAAGGGGCCTGTTGCTACATTACTAGTTCAAAACGGTACATTGCGTGTTGGTGATATCTTCGTTGCGGGTGCTGCCTTTGGTAAGGTACGGGCGATGGTTGACGATCGCGGTGCAAGAGTTGGTAAAGCTTCACCATCCTTTGCGGTGGAAGTCCTCGGTTTGGGCGATGTTCCTGCGGCGGGTGATGAGTTTGAAGTCTATCTCGACGAAAAACAAGCCCGTGCGATCGCCGATCAACGCACGATGGATCAACGCCAAACTCGCTTGATTCAAGCAATGGCTTCCCGTCGTGTCACCCTTGGTACTCTGTCCGAAAAGGTCAAAGAAGGCGACCTCAAGGAACTCAATATTATTCTCAAGGCAGACGTACAGGGTTCTCTCGAAGCAATTCTTGGCGCACTTGCCCAATTGCCTCAACGAGAAGTCCAACTCCGCATTCTCCTCTCGGCTCCTGGTGAAATCACTGAAAACGATATCAGTTTGGCGGCAGCTAGCTCGGCGGTAGTATTAGGCTTTAATACCACGATGGCTCCGGGTGCAAGACAAGCTGCTGATGACCTCGGTGTTGACTTCCGTGATTACAACGTTATCTATAAGCTCTTGGAAGATATCCAAGATGCAATGGAAGGCTTACTCGATCCTGAAATGGTTGAGGAATACCTCGGTCAAGCTGAAGTCCGTGCCATCTTTACGATCGGTAAGGGTGCTGTTGCTGGTTGTTATGTCCAGAATGGTAAGCTGCTCCGTAACTGTAATGTCCGCGTTAAGCGTGGTAATGAAGTCGTACATTCAGCCGTACTGGAATCACTCCGACGGGTTAAGGATGATGCCAAGGAAGTCGCCTCTGGGTTTGAGTGCGGTGTCTCACTCGCTAAGTTCTCTTCATGGAAAGAGGGCGATATCATCGAGGCATATCGTATGGTCACGAAGCGTCGCACACTAGCTACTTCGTAA
- a CDS encoding Uma2 family endonuclease, which produces MTNTIPKVEITYPSSDGQPMAESTEHYQWIVTIEGGLETLFKDDNNVFVAGDLLWYPVEGRADIRRAPDVMIVFGRPKGARGSYIQHLEEGIAPQVVFEILSQGNRISEMARKFEFYQTYGVEEYYVYDHLANDLVGWIRNQDDQHLEPIADIQNWSSPRLGIRFEITDEILKIFQPDGTRFLTYLEQAEQAVAERIAKEQALDKIAKFTAKLREMGIDPEQIS; this is translated from the coding sequence ATGACCAACACAATCCCAAAAGTAGAAATCACCTATCCTAGTAGCGATGGACAGCCGATGGCAGAAAGTACAGAACATTATCAATGGATTGTAACTATTGAAGGTGGCTTAGAAACCTTATTTAAAGACGACAATAATGTGTTTGTGGCGGGGGATTTACTCTGGTATCCCGTTGAAGGTCGAGCTGATATTCGTCGTGCTCCTGATGTGATGATAGTGTTTGGTAGACCCAAGGGAGCAAGAGGATCCTATATTCAGCATCTAGAAGAGGGAATTGCACCACAGGTCGTATTTGAAATTTTGTCTCAGGGTAATCGCATTTCAGAGATGGCCCGAAAGTTTGAGTTCTATCAAACCTATGGTGTGGAGGAATACTATGTTTACGATCACCTAGCCAATGATCTCGTGGGTTGGATCAGAAATCAGGATGATCAGCATCTAGAACCTATTGCCGATATTCAAAATTGGAGTAGTCCACGCTTGGGAATTAGATTTGAAATAACTGATGAAATCCTGAAAATTTTTCAACCTGATGGAACAAGGTTTTTAACCTATCTTGAACAGGCTGAGCAAGCTGTTGCAGAAAGAATTGCTAAGGAACAGGCTTTGGATAAGATCGCCAAATTTACAGCTAAGCTCCGTGAAATGGGTATCGATCCTGAGCAAATTTCATAA